A region from the Mycobacterium heidelbergense genome encodes:
- the gatA gene encoding Asp-tRNA(Asn)/Glu-tRNA(Gln) amidotransferase subunit GatA, with amino-acid sequence MTGIVRSDAATLAAKIAAGELSSTEITRACLDQIEATDDRYHAFLHVAADEALAAAAAVDNAVAAGERLPSALAGVPLALKDVFTTVDMPTTCGSKILEGWRSPYDATVTLRLRAAGIPILGKTNMDEFAMGSSTENSAYGPTRNPWNVDRVPGGSGGGSAAALAAFQAPLAIGSDTGGSVRQPAALTATVGVKPTYGTVSRYGLVACASSLDQGGPCARTVLDTALLHRVIAGHDARDSTSVDVEVPDVVGAARAGADGDLRGVRVGVVRQLRGEGYQPGVLASFEAAVGQLTALGAEVSEVDCPHFEYALPAYYLILPSEVSSNLARFDAMRYGLRVGDDGSHSAEEVMALTRAAGFGPEVKRRIMIGTYALSAGYYDAYYNQAQKVRTLIARDLDQAYRSVDVLVSPATPTTAFPLGEKVDDPLAMYLFDLCTLPLNLAGHCGMSVPSGLSPDDGLPVGLQIMAPALADDRLYRVGAAYEAARGPLPSAI; translated from the coding sequence GTGACCGGGATCGTCCGCTCCGACGCCGCGACGCTGGCCGCCAAGATCGCCGCGGGGGAGCTGTCGTCCACCGAAATCACCCGGGCCTGCCTCGACCAGATCGAGGCGACCGACGACCGCTACCACGCCTTCCTGCACGTGGCCGCCGACGAGGCACTGGCCGCGGCGGCGGCCGTGGACAACGCGGTGGCCGCCGGCGAGCGGCTGCCGTCGGCGCTGGCCGGGGTCCCACTGGCGCTCAAGGACGTGTTCACCACCGTCGACATGCCCACCACCTGCGGCTCCAAGATCTTGGAGGGCTGGCGGTCACCCTATGACGCCACCGTCACCCTGCGGTTGCGCGCCGCGGGCATCCCGATCCTGGGCAAGACCAACATGGACGAGTTCGCGATGGGCTCCTCGACGGAGAACTCCGCCTACGGCCCCACCCGCAACCCGTGGAACGTCGACCGGGTGCCCGGCGGCTCGGGCGGCGGCAGCGCGGCGGCGCTGGCCGCCTTCCAGGCGCCGCTGGCCATCGGCTCCGACACCGGGGGCTCGGTCCGCCAGCCGGCCGCGCTGACCGCGACCGTCGGCGTCAAACCCACGTACGGCACGGTGTCCCGCTACGGGTTGGTGGCGTGCGCGTCGTCGCTGGATCAGGGCGGTCCGTGCGCGCGCACCGTGCTGGACACCGCGCTGCTGCACCGGGTGATCGCCGGGCACGACGCGCGCGACTCCACCTCGGTGGATGTCGAGGTGCCCGATGTGGTCGGCGCCGCGCGGGCCGGCGCGGACGGTGATCTGCGCGGCGTGCGCGTCGGGGTGGTTCGGCAGCTGCGCGGCGAGGGCTACCAGCCGGGGGTGCTGGCGTCGTTCGAGGCCGCCGTCGGGCAGCTGACCGCCTTGGGCGCCGAGGTCAGCGAAGTCGATTGCCCGCACTTCGAATACGCGCTGCCCGCCTACTACCTGATCCTGCCGTCGGAGGTGTCGAGCAACCTGGCCCGCTTCGACGCGATGCGCTACGGGCTGCGCGTCGGCGACGACGGCAGCCACAGCGCCGAGGAGGTGATGGCGCTGACCCGCGCCGCCGGATTCGGGCCGGAGGTCAAGCGGCGCATCATGATCGGCACCTACGCCCTGTCGGCGGGCTACTACGACGCCTACTACAACCAGGCGCAGAAGGTGCGCACGCTGATCGCCCGCGACCTCGACCAGGCGTACCGATCCGTCGACGTGCTGGTGTCGCCCGCGACGCCGACCACCGCCTTCCCGCTCGGCGAGAAGGTCGACGATCCGCTGGCCATGTACCTGTTCGACCTATGCACGCTGCCGCTGAACCTGGCCGGCCACTGCGGCATGTCGGTGCCCTCGGGGCTGTCCCCGGACGACGGCCTGCCGGTGGGCCTGCAGATCATGGCGCCCGCCCTGGCCGACGACCGCCTGTACCGGGTCGGCGCGGCCTATGAGGCCGCCCGCGGCCCGCTGCCGAGCGCCATCTAG
- the gatC gene encoding Asp-tRNA(Asn)/Glu-tRNA(Gln) amidotransferase subunit GatC, with amino-acid sequence MSQISRDEVAHLARLARLALTDAELDSFAGQLGAILTHVGQVQAVDVTGVEATDNPLKAVNVTRPDETTPCLTQREALAGAPEAVDGRFAVPQILGDAE; translated from the coding sequence GTGTCCCAGATCTCCCGCGATGAGGTGGCGCACCTGGCCCGGCTGGCGAGGCTGGCGTTGACCGACGCCGAGCTCGACAGTTTCGCCGGGCAGCTCGGCGCCATCCTGACCCACGTCGGCCAGGTCCAGGCGGTCGACGTGACCGGCGTCGAAGCGACCGACAACCCGCTCAAGGCGGTCAACGTCACCCGCCCCGACGAGACGACACCCTGCCTGACGCAGCGGGAGGCGCTGGCCGGGGCGCCCGAGGCCGTCGACGGCCGCTTCGCCGTCCCCCAGATTCTGGGGGACGCCGAGTGA
- a CDS encoding ACT domain-containing protein, whose translation MPSYLLRIELADRPGSLGSLAVALGSVGADILSLDVVERSSGYAIDDLVIELPAGAMPDRLITAAESLPDVRVDSVRPHTGLLEAHRELELLDHIAAAGDTASRLQVLADEAPKVLRVSWCTVLRGAHGRLQRLAGSAGSPETRADSAPWLPIERATTLDGAGEWVPQAWRDMDTTMVAAPLGDPHTAVVLGRPGPEFRPSEVARLGYLAGIVATMLR comes from the coding sequence GTGCCGTCGTATCTGTTGCGCATCGAGCTGGCCGACCGCCCGGGCAGCCTGGGCTCGCTGGCGGTGGCGCTCGGCTCGGTCGGCGCCGACATCCTGTCGCTCGACGTGGTGGAGCGCAGCTCGGGCTATGCGATCGACGACCTGGTCATCGAGCTGCCGGCGGGCGCGATGCCGGACAGGCTGATCACCGCCGCCGAGTCGCTGCCCGATGTCCGCGTGGACAGCGTCCGCCCCCACACCGGGCTGCTGGAGGCGCACCGCGAGCTGGAGCTCCTCGACCACATCGCCGCGGCCGGCGACACCGCGTCCCGGCTGCAGGTGCTGGCCGACGAGGCGCCCAAGGTGCTGCGCGTCAGCTGGTGCACGGTGCTGCGCGGCGCGCACGGGCGGCTGCAGCGCCTCGCCGGCAGCGCCGGCTCCCCGGAGACCAGGGCGGACTCGGCCCCGTGGCTGCCGATCGAGCGCGCGACGACGCTGGACGGCGCCGGCGAGTGGGTGCCGCAGGCGTGGCGCGACATGGACACCACGATGGTCGCGGCGCCGCTGGGCGACCCGCACACGGCGGTGGTGCTGGGCCGCCCGGGCCCCGAGTTCCGGCCCTCGGAGGTCGCCCGGCTGGGCTATCTGGCCGGGATCGTGGCGACCATGCTGCGCTGA
- a CDS encoding TetR/AcrR family transcriptional regulator: MTVARAEPARRLPRAQRREQILRAATRAFARAGFADTGLDVIAAEAGVTPAILYRHFASKADLYREVLDSAYARLREATGADDFDDASIPALVRAAAADPDAFRLLLRYAAREPEFRDVVESLRESWTEVTRRHLASITDHRWRSWAAQLLPTLATDAVIAWLDAGQPEPDQAAGRIRQVVDAVVHAARQ, from the coding sequence GTGACGGTTGCCCGGGCCGAGCCGGCTCGACGGCTGCCCCGCGCGCAGCGGCGGGAACAGATTCTCCGCGCCGCCACCCGCGCCTTTGCCCGCGCCGGCTTCGCCGATACCGGCCTCGACGTCATCGCCGCGGAAGCCGGGGTCACACCGGCGATCCTGTATCGGCACTTCGCGTCGAAGGCCGACCTGTACCGGGAGGTGCTCGACAGCGCGTACGCACGGCTCCGGGAGGCCACCGGCGCCGACGACTTCGACGACGCCAGCATCCCCGCCCTGGTGCGCGCGGCGGCCGCGGATCCGGACGCCTTCCGGCTGCTGCTCCGCTATGCCGCCCGCGAACCCGAGTTCCGCGACGTCGTCGAAAGCCTCAGGGAGAGCTGGACCGAGGTCACCCGCCGTCATCTTGCGAGCATCACCGACCACCGGTGGCGAAGCTGGGCGGCGCAACTTTTGCCCACCCTGGCGACGGACGCCGTCATCGCCTGGCTTGATGCCGGCCAACCCGAACCCGATCAGGCCGCGGGGCGCATCCGTCAGGTCGTCGACGCCGTGGTCCACGCCGCCCGGCAGTGA
- a CDS encoding cytochrome P450 yields MPPQLRTLRSRGTIHRIRTPLGHPAWLVTGHAAVRRLLDDDRLGRAHPEPGSAARFGESALFGGPLGNFDTEERDHAWMRSLLQPHFSPRHLRTLVARVEALTGELLDELAHQDPPVDLCAKLAVPLPILVICELLGVPYSDREQFHGWTQDISNVCDRARSEHGMAELFGYCLTLVEHKRAHPGDDVISRLSATDGVSDFEAALLSMALLFAGHETTVVAIGIGAALLLANPGQWRALLNDPALIPVAVEELLRATSSGGGIGGIPRYARGDFAIDGVLIRAGDLVLLDIGSANHDAAVYAEPDRLDVARKGAGHVAFGYGARYCLGAPLARIELTAVFTQLIPRFPSMHLTVDPATLTVRNDVLTGGLIELPVSW; encoded by the coding sequence GTGCCACCCCAATTGCGGACGCTGCGGTCGCGGGGCACCATCCACCGGATCCGCACACCGCTGGGACACCCGGCGTGGCTGGTCACCGGGCACGCCGCGGTGCGCCGGCTGCTTGACGACGACAGGCTCGGCCGCGCGCATCCCGAGCCCGGCAGCGCCGCGCGGTTTGGCGAGTCGGCGTTGTTCGGTGGGCCGCTGGGAAACTTCGACACCGAAGAACGCGATCACGCGTGGATGCGTTCGTTGCTGCAGCCGCACTTCTCGCCCCGACACCTCCGGACGTTGGTAGCCAGGGTCGAAGCGCTGACCGGCGAGCTGCTGGACGAACTGGCCCACCAGGACCCGCCCGTCGACCTGTGCGCGAAATTGGCGGTGCCGCTGCCGATTTTGGTGATCTGCGAGCTGCTCGGCGTTCCCTACTCCGATCGCGAGCAATTCCACGGGTGGACCCAGGACATCTCCAACGTGTGCGATCGCGCCCGCTCCGAACACGGCATGGCCGAGCTGTTCGGCTACTGCCTGACGTTGGTCGAGCACAAACGGGCCCATCCCGGCGACGACGTGATATCCCGGTTGTCCGCGACCGACGGGGTCTCCGATTTCGAAGCCGCCCTGCTGTCGATGGCGTTGCTGTTCGCCGGGCACGAGACCACCGTGGTCGCGATCGGCATCGGGGCGGCGCTTCTGCTGGCGAATCCCGGCCAGTGGCGTGCGCTTCTCAACGATCCCGCGCTGATTCCGGTCGCGGTCGAGGAGCTGTTGCGGGCGACGAGTTCGGGCGGCGGCATTGGCGGCATTCCCCGTTACGCGCGTGGCGATTTCGCGATCGATGGGGTGTTGATCCGCGCCGGAGACCTGGTGCTGCTTGACATCGGCTCGGCCAACCACGACGCGGCGGTGTACGCCGAACCGGACCGTCTCGACGTCGCCCGCAAGGGAGCCGGCCACGTCGCCTTCGGATACGGCGCGCGTTATTGCCTTGGGGCGCCGCTGGCCCGCATCGAGTTGACGGCGGTGTTCACCCAACTGATTCCGCGATTCCCCTCGATGCACCTGACGGTGGATCCCGCGACGCTGACCGTGCGCAACGACGTGCTGACCGGTGGGCTCATCGAACTGCCGGTGTCGTGGTGA
- the ligA gene encoding NAD-dependent DNA ligase LigA: MSSAEADPVAPEVRREWRELADEVREHQFRYYVRDAPIISDAEFDQLLRRLEALEERYPELRTPDSPTQLVGGAGFATDFTSAEHLERMLSLDNAFSAEEFELWAARIRAEVGGPGSQEVPFLCELKIDGVALALVYRDGRLVRAATRGDGRTGEDVTLNARTIDDVPERLTAAKGYPVPTVLEVRGEVFFRLADFEALNAALVEDGKTPFANPRNSAAGSLRQKDPAVTARRKLRMICHGVGHTEGFRPATLHDAYLALGAWGLPVSEHTTRVDDVAGALERITYWGEHRHDVDHEIDGVVVKVDDVALQRRLGSTSRAPRWAIAYKYPPQEVQTKLLDIRVNVGRTGRVTPYAVLTPVKVAGSTVGLATLHNAAEVKRKGVLIGDTVVIRKAGDVIPEVLGPVADLRDGTEHEFVMPTHCPECGSPLAPAKEGDADIRCPNSRACPAQLRERVFHVAGRGALDIEGLGYEAAIALLQAGVIDDEGDLFTLTEDDLLRTELFRTKAGGLSANGARLLANLDKAKAAPLWRVLVALSIRHVGPTAARALATEFGNLEAIEGASTEQLAAVEGVGPTIAAAVTEWFTVDWHRAIVDKWRAAGVRMADERDASVPRTLAGLTVVVTGSLAGFSRDDAKEAIVARGGKAAGSVSKKTDYVVAGDSPGSKYDKAVELGVPVLDEDGFRRLLDEGPSGGA, encoded by the coding sequence GTGAGTTCGGCAGAGGCGGACCCTGTTGCGCCCGAGGTTCGGCGGGAATGGCGCGAACTGGCCGACGAGGTCCGCGAACACCAGTTTCGCTACTACGTGCGCGACGCGCCGATCATCTCCGACGCGGAGTTCGACCAGCTGCTGCGCCGCCTCGAAGCGCTCGAGGAGCGATACCCCGAGCTGCGCACCCCCGATTCGCCGACGCAGCTCGTCGGCGGCGCCGGCTTTGCTACCGATTTCACGTCGGCCGAGCACTTGGAGCGGATGCTGTCCCTGGACAACGCGTTCAGCGCCGAGGAATTCGAGCTGTGGGCGGCCCGCATCCGCGCCGAGGTCGGTGGCCCCGGTTCGCAGGAGGTGCCTTTCCTGTGTGAGCTCAAGATCGACGGTGTCGCGTTGGCCCTGGTCTATCGCGACGGCCGGCTCGTCCGGGCGGCGACGCGGGGTGACGGCCGCACCGGCGAGGACGTCACGCTGAACGCCCGCACCATCGACGACGTCCCCGAAAGGCTCACCGCGGCCAAGGGCTATCCGGTCCCCACGGTTCTCGAGGTGCGCGGCGAGGTGTTCTTCCGGCTCGCCGACTTCGAGGCCCTGAACGCCGCGCTGGTCGAGGACGGCAAGACGCCGTTCGCCAACCCGCGCAACAGCGCCGCGGGATCGCTCCGGCAGAAGGATCCCGCGGTCACCGCGCGCCGCAAGCTCCGGATGATCTGCCACGGGGTGGGACACACCGAGGGGTTCCGGCCCGCCACCCTGCACGACGCCTACCTCGCGCTGGGCGCCTGGGGCCTGCCCGTCTCGGAGCACACCACCCGGGTCGACGACGTCGCCGGCGCGCTGGAACGCATCACCTACTGGGGCGAGCACCGCCACGACGTCGATCACGAAATCGACGGTGTGGTAGTCAAAGTCGACGACGTGGCGCTGCAACGCCGGCTCGGATCCACCTCGCGGGCGCCGCGCTGGGCGATCGCGTACAAGTACCCGCCCCAGGAGGTGCAGACCAAGCTGCTCGACATCCGGGTCAACGTCGGCAGGACCGGACGCGTCACGCCGTACGCGGTCCTGACGCCGGTCAAGGTCGCCGGGTCGACGGTCGGGCTGGCCACCCTGCACAACGCCGCCGAGGTCAAGCGCAAGGGCGTGCTGATCGGCGACACCGTGGTGATCCGCAAGGCCGGCGACGTGATCCCCGAAGTGCTGGGGCCCGTCGCCGACCTGCGCGACGGCACCGAACACGAATTCGTCATGCCCACCCACTGTCCCGAGTGCGGCAGCCCGCTCGCCCCGGCCAAGGAGGGCGACGCCGACATCCGCTGTCCCAACTCCCGCGCCTGCCCGGCGCAGTTGCGCGAGCGGGTGTTTCACGTCGCCGGCCGGGGCGCGCTGGACATCGAGGGGCTGGGTTACGAGGCCGCCATCGCGCTGCTGCAGGCCGGGGTGATCGACGACGAGGGCGACCTGTTCACCCTCACCGAGGACGACCTGCTGCGCACCGAGCTGTTCCGGACCAAGGCCGGCGGGTTGTCGGCGAACGGCGCGCGGCTGCTGGCCAACCTGGACAAGGCCAAGGCCGCGCCGCTGTGGCGGGTGCTGGTGGCGTTGTCGATCCGGCACGTCGGGCCGACGGCCGCCCGCGCGCTGGCCACCGAATTCGGCAACCTCGAGGCGATCGAAGGTGCGTCCACCGAGCAGCTGGCCGCGGTCGAGGGCGTGGGTCCGACGATCGCCGCGGCGGTCACCGAATGGTTCACGGTCGACTGGCACCGGGCGATCGTCGACAAGTGGCGGGCCGCCGGGGTGCGGATGGCCGACGAACGCGACGCCAGCGTGCCGCGCACGCTGGCGGGCCTGACCGTCGTGGTCACCGGTTCGCTGGCCGGTTTTTCCCGCGACGACGCCAAGGAGGCGATCGTGGCGCGCGGCGGCAAGGCCGCGGGTTCGGTGTCGAAGAAGACCGACTACGTCGTCGCCGGCGACTCGCCGGGCTCCAAGTACGACAAGGCGGTGGAGCTCGGGGTGCCAGTCCTCGACGAGGACGGCTTCCGGCGGCTGTTGGACGAGGGCCCGTCGGGCGGGGCGTAG
- a CDS encoding uroporphyrinogen decarboxylase/cobalamine-independent methonine synthase family protein — translation MSVFARASGVGSWPGTAARNAAEIVVGELADALAHIVELPARGVGADLLGRAGALLIDVAIDTVPRGYRVAARSGAVTRRAVSLLDEDMDALDEAWETAGLRGGGRVVKVQAPGPITLAAGLELPNGHRAITDPGAVRDLAASLAEGVAAHRAALARRLDTPVLVQFDEPSLPAALGGRLTGVTALSPVAALDEAVAGALLDTCVATVGADVLLHSCAPALPWKLLQRSMISAVSVDAGTLRAPDLDGIAAFVESGRTVMLGVVDAVAPGRWPSVREVAAAVVAVTDRLGFARPALRDRIGVTPACGLAAATPEWARAAVGLARGAADAFADDPDAI, via the coding sequence GTGAGTGTTTTCGCGAGGGCCAGCGGCGTCGGATCGTGGCCCGGCACCGCCGCGCGCAACGCCGCCGAGATCGTCGTCGGCGAGTTGGCGGACGCGCTGGCCCACATCGTCGAGCTGCCCGCGCGGGGAGTGGGCGCCGACCTGCTCGGGCGGGCCGGCGCGCTGCTGATCGACGTGGCCATCGACACGGTGCCGCGCGGCTACCGGGTGGCCGCCCGCTCCGGCGCCGTGACGCGCCGGGCCGTCAGCCTCCTCGACGAGGACATGGACGCGCTGGACGAGGCCTGGGAGACCGCCGGGCTGCGCGGCGGCGGACGCGTGGTCAAGGTGCAGGCCCCCGGCCCCATCACGCTGGCCGCCGGGCTCGAGCTGCCCAACGGCCACCGGGCCATCACCGATCCGGGGGCGGTGCGCGACCTGGCGGCGTCGCTGGCCGAGGGCGTCGCCGCACACCGCGCGGCGCTGGCCCGGCGGCTCGACACGCCGGTGTTGGTGCAGTTCGACGAGCCGTCGCTGCCGGCGGCGCTGGGCGGACGGCTGACCGGCGTGACGGCGCTGAGTCCCGTCGCCGCGCTCGACGAGGCGGTCGCCGGCGCGCTGCTCGACACCTGCGTCGCGACCGTGGGCGCCGACGTGTTGCTGCACAGCTGCGCCCCTGCCCTGCCGTGGAAGCTGTTGCAGCGCAGCATGATTAGCGCCGTCTCGGTGGACGCGGGAACGCTGCGGGCGCCGGATCTGGACGGTATCGCCGCGTTCGTGGAATCGGGCCGCACCGTCATGCTCGGCGTGGTCGACGCCGTCGCCCCGGGGCGGTGGCCCTCCGTGCGGGAGGTGGCTGCCGCCGTTGTCGCGGTGACCGATCGGCTCGGCTTCGCCCGCCCGGCGCTGCGCGACCGCATCGGCGTCACCCCGGCGTGCGGTCTGGCGGCAGCGACGCCCGAGTGGGCCCGCGCCGCGGTCGGGCTCGCGCGCGGTGCGGCGGACGCGTTCGCGGACGATCCGGACGCCATCTAG
- the mnmA gene encoding tRNA 2-thiouridine(34) synthase MnmA, with protein sequence MKVLAAMSGGVDSSVAAARMVDAGHDVVGVHLALSTAPGALRTGSRGCCSKEDASDARRVADVLGIPFYVWDFAERFEADVIDDFVSSYARGETPNPCVRCNQRIKFSALSAKALALGFDAVATGHYARLSGGRLRRAVDRDKDQSYVLAVLTAEQLRHAAFPIGDTAKPQIRAEAARRALAVADKPDSHDICFIPSGNTRAFLGERIGVRRGTVVGADGAVLATHDGVHGFTIGQRKGLGIAGPGPDGRPRYVTAIDADTGTVRVGEAADLDVRGLVGRSPVFTTGAPPQGPVECAVQVRAHGEMVGAVAELVGDELVVRLRVPLRGVARGQTLVLYRPDPDGDEVLGSATIAGASPRRSTARGACPE encoded by the coding sequence GTGAAGGTCCTCGCCGCGATGAGCGGCGGCGTCGACTCGTCGGTCGCCGCCGCTCGCATGGTCGATGCCGGGCACGACGTGGTCGGCGTGCACCTGGCGCTGTCAACGGCGCCGGGCGCGTTGCGCACCGGCTCGCGGGGCTGCTGCTCGAAGGAGGACGCGTCGGACGCGCGCCGCGTCGCCGACGTGCTCGGAATCCCTTTCTACGTGTGGGATTTCGCGGAGAGATTCGAGGCCGACGTGATCGACGACTTCGTGTCGTCGTATGCCCGCGGCGAGACGCCGAACCCGTGCGTGCGGTGCAACCAGCGGATCAAGTTCTCGGCGCTGTCGGCGAAGGCCCTCGCGCTGGGCTTCGACGCGGTGGCCACCGGCCACTACGCGCGGCTGTCCGGCGGGCGGCTGCGGCGCGCCGTCGACCGGGACAAGGACCAGTCCTACGTGCTGGCCGTGCTGACCGCCGAGCAGCTGCGCCACGCGGCGTTTCCCATCGGCGACACGGCGAAGCCGCAGATCCGCGCCGAGGCCGCCCGTCGCGCCCTGGCCGTCGCCGACAAGCCGGACAGCCACGACATCTGCTTCATCCCGTCCGGCAACACCCGCGCCTTCCTGGGCGAGCGGATCGGGGTGCGCCGCGGCACCGTGGTCGGCGCGGACGGTGCGGTGCTGGCCACCCACGACGGGGTGCACGGCTTCACCATCGGGCAGCGCAAGGGCCTGGGCATCGCCGGGCCGGGACCCGACGGCCGCCCGCGCTACGTGACGGCCATCGACGCCGACACCGGCACGGTCCGGGTGGGCGAGGCGGCCGACCTCGACGTGCGCGGGCTGGTCGGGCGGTCGCCGGTCTTCACCACGGGAGCGCCACCGCAAGGGCCCGTCGAGTGCGCGGTCCAGGTGCGGGCACACGGTGAAATGGTCGGTGCCGTGGCCGAATTGGTGGGCGACGAGCTCGTCGTGCGGTTGCGCGTTCCGCTGCGCGGGGTCGCGCGCGGGCAGACGCTGGTGCTGTACCGCCCGGACCCGGACGGTGACGAGGTGCTCGGCAGCGCCACCATCGCCGGCGCGTCGCCCCGACGCAGTACCGCTCGCGGCGCGTGCCCCGAGTAA
- a CDS encoding cysteine desulfurase family protein — protein MVYLDHAATTPMHPTAVEAMTAVFGTVGNASSLHTSGRAARRRIEESRELIADRLGARPSEVIFTAGGTESDNLAVKGIYWARRDADPRHRRIVTSAVEHHAVLDAVNWLVEHEGAAVTWLPTAADGSVSADALREALRSHDDVALVSVMWANNEVGTVMPVAELAAVAAEFGVPMHSDAVQAVGQLPVDFAASGLSALSVAAHKFGGPPAVGALLLRRDVSCVPLSHGGGQERDIRSGTPDVAGAVGMAAAARIAVDGLDSNGARLRALRDRLIEGVLTEIDDVVLNGARGPLRLPGNAHFTFRGCEGDALLMLLDANGIECSTGSACTAGVPQPSHVLIAMGADPASARGSLRLSLGHSSVDADVDAVLRVLPGAVDRARRAALAAAGAS, from the coding sequence ATGGTCTACCTGGATCACGCCGCCACCACCCCGATGCACCCCACCGCCGTCGAGGCGATGACGGCCGTGTTCGGCACGGTCGGCAACGCGTCGTCGCTGCACACCAGCGGCCGGGCGGCGCGGCGGCGGATCGAGGAATCCCGCGAGCTGATCGCCGACAGGCTGGGCGCGCGCCCGTCCGAGGTGATCTTCACCGCGGGCGGCACCGAGAGCGACAACCTGGCCGTCAAGGGCATCTACTGGGCCCGCCGGGACGCGGATCCGCGCCACCGCCGCATCGTCACCAGTGCGGTCGAGCACCACGCCGTGCTGGACGCGGTGAACTGGCTCGTCGAACACGAAGGCGCCGCGGTGACCTGGCTGCCCACCGCCGCTGACGGGTCGGTGTCGGCGGACGCGCTGCGCGAGGCGCTGCGGAGCCACGACGACGTCGCGCTGGTGTCGGTGATGTGGGCCAACAACGAGGTCGGCACCGTTATGCCGGTCGCCGAACTCGCCGCCGTCGCCGCGGAATTCGGCGTCCCGATGCACAGCGACGCCGTTCAGGCGGTGGGGCAGCTGCCCGTCGACTTCGCCGCCAGCGGGCTGTCGGCGCTGAGCGTGGCCGCGCATAAGTTCGGCGGCCCGCCGGCCGTGGGCGCGCTGCTGCTGCGCCGCGATGTCTCCTGCGTGCCGCTGTCGCACGGCGGCGGGCAGGAGCGCGACATCCGTTCCGGCACACCGGATGTCGCCGGTGCCGTCGGCATGGCGGCGGCGGCCCGCATCGCGGTGGACGGACTCGACTCCAACGGCGCGCGGCTGCGGGCGTTGCGCGACCGCCTGATCGAGGGTGTGCTGACCGAGATCGACGACGTCGTCCTCAACGGTGCGCGGGGCCCGCTGCGGCTTCCCGGCAACGCGCACTTCACCTTCCGCGGTTGCGAGGGCGATGCGCTGTTGATGCTGTTGGACGCCAACGGGATCGAATGCTCGACCGGGTCTGCCTGCACCGCCGGCGTGCCGCAGCCGTCGCACGTGCTGATCGCGATGGGCGCCGACCCGGCCAGCGCCCGCGGATCGCTGCGACTTTCGTTGGGGCACAGCAGCGTCGACGCCGACGTGGACGCGGTGTTGCGGGTGCTGCCCGGCGCCGTGGACCGCGCCCGACGGGCCGCGCTGGCCGCCGCGGGGGCGTCGTAA
- a CDS encoding lysophospholipid acyltransferase family protein, protein MNAPAVTGHPWLPRATCDIGCVGVGDAAGSPRSRMALRVALRVLLALLLAPGMPLLAVPLPGRTSVQRVYCRLVLRCFGVRITLSGNPIRNLRGVLVVSGHVSWLDAFAIGSVLPGSFVARADMFTGPATGVVARMCKIIPIERASLRRLPGVVDTVARRLRAGQTVVAFPEGTTWCGLDRGAFYPAMFQAAIDAGRPVQPLRLTYHHADGSVSTAPAFVGDDTLLRSICRLLTVRRTVARVHVESLQLPGTDRRDLAGRCQSAVGVAAARRAGHGRVLVA, encoded by the coding sequence ATGAACGCTCCCGCGGTCACCGGACACCCCTGGCTGCCGCGCGCGACGTGCGACATCGGCTGTGTGGGTGTCGGCGACGCCGCGGGCTCACCGCGGTCGCGGATGGCGCTGCGGGTGGCGCTGCGCGTCCTGCTGGCGCTGCTGTTGGCGCCGGGGATGCCGCTGCTCGCGGTCCCGCTGCCGGGGCGGACCAGCGTGCAGCGCGTCTACTGCCGGCTGGTGCTGCGCTGCTTCGGTGTCCGGATCACGTTGTCGGGCAACCCGATTCGCAACCTGCGCGGGGTCCTGGTGGTCAGCGGCCACGTGTCCTGGCTGGACGCCTTCGCCATCGGCTCGGTGTTGCCCGGGTCGTTCGTCGCGCGGGCCGACATGTTCACCGGGCCGGCCACCGGCGTCGTGGCCCGCATGTGCAAGATCATCCCGATCGAGCGGGCCAGCCTGCGGCGGCTGCCCGGCGTGGTGGACACCGTCGCGCGCCGGCTGCGCGCGGGCCAGACGGTGGTGGCCTTCCCGGAAGGCACCACCTGGTGCGGCCTGGACCGCGGAGCGTTTTATCCGGCGATGTTCCAGGCCGCGATCGACGCGGGCCGCCCGGTGCAGCCGCTGCGGCTGACCTACCACCACGCCGACGGCAGCGTCTCGACCGCGCCGGCCTTCGTGGGCGACGACACATTGTTGCGGTCGATCTGCCGGCTGCTCACCGTGCGCCGCACCGTGGCGCGGGTGCACGTGGAATCCCTGCAGCTCCCCGGCACCGATCGGCGCGACCTGGCCGGCCGCTGTCAGTCCGCGGTCGGCGTGGCGGCGGCCCGCCGCGCTGGTCACGGGCGCGTGCTGGTGGCCTGA